One segment of Deltaproteobacteria bacterium DNA contains the following:
- a CDS encoding flavin reductase family protein, translated as MAIDPRELRNVFGAFATGVTIITTKDPNGKPFGLTANSYTSLSLDPPLVLVCVDKKVDCYACFEQSKVFVVNILAEGQDQLSTRFATKGIEKFEGVPTHEGSVGVPLLDGAMGYIECKLINGFEGGDHTIYVGEVQNASAFGDRPLLFFKGKYSRLPQ; from the coding sequence ATGGCGATTGATCCGCGCGAACTGCGTAATGTCTTTGGTGCCTTTGCCACAGGCGTTACTATTATCACGACCAAAGACCCAAACGGTAAACCTTTTGGGCTGACCGCGAATTCGTACACTTCTTTGTCGCTTGACCCACCGTTGGTGTTGGTGTGTGTCGACAAGAAAGTCGACTGTTATGCCTGCTTTGAGCAGTCAAAAGTTTTTGTCGTCAATATCTTAGCTGAAGGCCAGGATCAGCTCTCGACGCGGTTTGCGACTAAGGGAATCGAGAAGTTTGAAGGTGTCCCTACCCATGAAGGGAGTGTTGGCGTACCGTTGCTCGACGGTGCGATGGGTTATATCGAGTGTAAATTGATCAATGGTTTCGAAGGTGGTGATCACACCATCTACGTTGGCGAAGTACAGAACGCCTCGGCGTTTGGTGATCGACCGTTACTGTTCTTTAAGGGGAAGTACTCTCGGCTACCACAGTAG